Proteins from a single region of Lepus europaeus isolate LE1 chromosome 4, mLepTim1.pri, whole genome shotgun sequence:
- the LOC133758666 gene encoding LOW QUALITY PROTEIN: nonsense-mediated mRNA decay factor SMG5-like (The sequence of the model RefSeq protein was modified relative to this genomic sequence to represent the inferred CDS: inserted 3 bases in 3 codons; substituted 1 base at 1 genomic stop codon): MGEESSLGERSQAEALNAKLLYLEVCLAAQRLDLFLRKGNAHKEVFKPHVLALRGKVQRVCIQLMFLHPVAYGRKAEELLWRKMYSDVAMLLLTTNRKHMDTSEHWAGPLGMHLRAGLRFYEHLFLFLQGHYGLRLQSYIDWPHSTVHLIGCKKVGPTSHEETAWAQMACHRCLLYLGDLLRYQNEFLALATEDLAERCYYKALSVAPHMGMPFNQLGALAGSKFYDVTATYFYQRCLHSDVLFKGAAWNLKQLHDHAGQRYSHLKRYQGKKLSPSQKQCWDNKRLVVSFLYLQSLLQPQRKFKAARLIALCQLVLEDFRLCLSYRPCPSDSSQVPTEXQPPRGCXFLPDILILHMVVLCLMNEHSLRKIDSRRHRLAVFFLWTLSSHLIQHVSTRIQAKLQKGRLTPDTTVSSDGIQEKETGEGQQEIPAPCPSLLHSKPQDSCRQSCISSKSCNLQISFHSCKDSDERDEGENTSLSPQVHPETSSDTSCLDSTDEQGNSALNPEAGQESRTTSKYKDAHPRNKWKACESPGCLLDLLKTTISANLPTPLSLKLQGKQSLLLAPVFIHDVLMQQSEPSPVSSGTSGTKGDMSSLLETELPAGTYRGQKASIGQAGNNLQTIQRKLKILSAEGLLPTIKVILGWLHTNYSLVXHMWNPLSLWEDICVLLNSLPSMEDLQEPGLGLSHHLQDLVQSCTSIENPRFLQLPEDIALCQRSPLQVSQGRLGLEQEPLSLNSRDEAVVGTCFLRSFGHFVTRLPGRFLRFDSNPGIFVNTASEGPESSSHQLPRVTFSKDIVQRWLQHEVIHLEKTLRSPQTQSVWAPYLFPDPKALCNHLPVIKQLAASXFFLITPRIVVDILYVLRKKDSRASAAVTFLENELRRGNQYILCQAFVSKRLVKPRIIRPDSDAWDLYNVVDFCKGLLDSSRAGTPDPSSMVTVLIGICLDNPRNFSYPLQLVLGTATEAGVEIKNIQCFHREWKAIS, from the exons ATGGGAGAGGAGTCCAGTCTCGGGGAGagaagccaggcagaagccctgAACGCCAAACTCCTCTACCTGGAGGTCTGCTTGGCAGCTCAGCGTCTCGACCTCTTCCTTCGGAAAGGAAATGCCCACAAAGAGGTGTTCAAGCCTCACGTCCTGGCCCTTAGGGGCAAAGTTCAGAGAGTCTGCATTCAGCTCATGTTCCTGCATCCAGTGGCTTatgggaggaaggcagaggagctgTTATGGAGGAAAATGTACTCTGATGTTGCCATGCTGCTCCTGACGACCAACAGGAAACACATGGACACCTCCGAACATTGGGCGGGCCCCTTGGGGATGCATCTGAGGGCTGGCCTCAGATTCTATGAGCATCTTTTCCTGTTCCTTCAGGGTCACTATGGGCTGAGATTACAGAGCTATATAGATTGGCCTCACAGCACCGTGCATTTGATTGGCTGCAAGAAAGTAGGGCCCACATCACATGAAGAGACTGCCTGGGCTCAAATGGCCTGCCATCGCTGTCTGCTCTACCTGGGAGACTTGCTCCGCTATCAGAATGAGTTCCTAGCACTGGCCACCGAGGACTTGGCAGAGAGATGTTACTACAAAGCCCTGTCAGTGGCCCCGCACATGGGAATGCCCTTCAACCAGTTGGGAGCTCTTGCAGGGAGCAAGTTCTATGATGTTACAGCCACCTACTTCTACCAGCGCTGTCTCCACTCGGACGTGCTTTTTAAAGGGGCAGCCTGGAACCTCAAACAGCTCCATGATCATGCAGGGCAAAGGTACAGCCATTTGAAAAGGTACCAGGGAAAGAAACTGTCTCCAAGCCAGAAGCAGTGCTGGGATAACAAAAGGCTGGTAGTGAGCTTCCTCTACCTACAGAGCCTCCTGCAGCCACAGCGTAAATTCAAAGCAGCCAGATTGATAGCCCTGTGCCAGCTGGTTCTGGAAGACTTTCGTCTCTGCCTTTCCTATCGGCCATGCCCATCTGATTCGAGCCAGGTTCCCACAG GGCAACCCCCCAGGGGCTGCTGATTTCTTCCAGACATCCTCATCTTGCATATGGTGGTCCTTTGTCTCATGAATGAGCACAGCCTGAGAAAAATAGACTCGAGACGGCACAGGCTGGCAGTCTTCTTCTTGTGGACACTTTCCTCCCATCTAATTCAACATGTGAGTACACGAATCCAAGCCAAGCTCCAGAAAGGGAGGCTGACTCCAGACACAACTGTCTCCAGTGATGGAATCCAGGAGAAAGAGACGGGGGAGGGACAACAAGAAattccagccccctgccccagcctcctccatAGCAAACCCCAGGACAGCTGCAGGCAGTCTTGTATTTCTAGCAAGAGTTGCAACTTGCAAATCAGTTTTCATTCCTGCAAAGACTCAGATGAGAGAGATGAAGGGGAAAATACATCCTTAAGTCCCCAGGTCCACCCAGAAACAAGTAGTGATACTTCATGTTTAGATTCCACTGATGAACAAGGGAATAGTGCCTTGAATCCAGAAGCAGGGCAGGAAAGCAGGACCACATCCAAATACAAAGATGCCCATCCCAGGAATAAGTGGAAGGCTTGTGAATCTCCCGGTTGTCTCCTAGATCTCTTGAAAACAACTATTTCTGCCAACTTGCCAACACCACTGAGTCTAAAGCTCCAAGGAAAACAGAGCTtactcttggctcctgtcttcattcATGATGTTCTGATGCAACAGTCTGAGCCAAGCCCTGTGTCCAGTGGTACGTCTGGTACAAAGGGTGATATGAGCAGCTTACTTGAGACAGAACTTCCTGCTGGCACCTACCGGGGACAGAAGGCCTCCATTGGCCAGGCTGGCAACAATCTCCAGACCATACAAAGAAAATTGAAGATCCTCTCTGCAGAGGGGCTGCTGCCCACCATCAAGGTGATCTTGGGCTGGCTCCACACCAACTACAGCCTCG ACCACATGTGGAACCCACTTAGCCTGTGGGAAGACATATGTGTACTGCTCAACTCGCTGCCGTCCATGGAAGATCTTCAGGAACCAGGCCTGGGCCTGTCCCATCACCTCCAGGACCTTGTGCAGAGTTGCACCAGCATAGAGAACCCCAGGTTCCTGCAACTCCCTGAGGACATTGCCCTATGCCAGCGCTCTCCCCTGCAGGTGTCCCAGGGGAGACTGGGCTTAGAGCAGGAGCCCCTGTCACTCAACAGCCGAGATgaagctgttgtgggcacctgtTTCCTGAGAAGCTTTGGCCACTTTGTCACCAGACTCCCTGGACGATTTCTGAGGTTCGACTCTAACCCGGGTATCTTTGTGAATACTGCCTCTGAAGGGCCAGAAAGCTCATCTCATCAGCTTCCAAGGGTCACATTTTCCAAAGACATTGTCCAGCGCTGGCTTCAGCATGAAGTGATACATCTGGAAAAGACCCTCAGGAGCCCCCAAACTCAGTCAGTTTGGGCCCCTTACCTTTTCCCAGACCCCAAGGCCCTCTGTAATCATCTTCCAGTCATCAAGCAACTCGCTGCCA GGTTTTTCCTCATCACACCCAGGATTGTGGTCGACATACTCTATGTCTTAAGGAAGAAAGACAGCAGGGCCTCAGCAGCTGTTACCTTCTTAGAGAATGAGCTGAGGAGAGGGAACCAGTACATTCTATGCCAGGCCTTTGTGTCCAAGAGGTTGGTGAAGCCTCGGATAATAAGGCCAGACTCTGATGCCTGGGACCTCTATAATGTTGTTGACTTCTGCAAAGGTTTGCTGGACTCATCCAGAGCAGGGACACCTGATCCTAGCAGCATGGTGACTGTCCTCATTGGCATCTGTCTGGACAATCCTAGGAATTTCTCATACCCTCTGCAATTGGTACTGGGGACAGCAACGGAAGCTGGTGTGGAAATCAAAAACATCCAGTGCTTCCACAGAGAGTGGAAGGCAATCAGCTGA